The genomic DNA TTTGTCGAGTACTTCTTCGCGTCGACGCCGATCACCGAGATCGCCGAGCTCAATATCGGCAGCCGGCCCGCCTCGCGCAAGCTGCAGGACCCGAAGAACCGCAAGATCGAAGATCTGCGCGCGATTCCATGGGGTTTTTCGTGGGGCCAATGCCGTCTGCTGCTGACGGGCTGGTACGGCTTCGGCAGCGCGGTCGGCGGCTGGCTCGACGCGTCGTCCAACGACAGCGAACGCTCGCGCCGCGTGCAGCTGCTGCGCCAGATGCACAAGACGTGGCCGTTCTTTTCGAACCTGCTGTCGAATATGGACATGGTGCTCGCGAAGACCGACCTCGCGGTCGCCTCGCGCTACGCGCAGCTCGTTGCAGACAAGAAGCTGCGCAAGCTCGTGTTCGAGCGCATCGTCGCGGAGTGGGAGCGCACGTCGGACGTGCTGTCGGAAATCACGGGCAAGAAGGACCGGCTCGCCGATAATCCGCTGCTCGCGCGCTCGATCAAGAACCGCTTCCCGTATCTCGATCCGCTGAACCATCTGCAGGTCGAGTTGCTGAAGCGCCATCGCGCGGGCGACAAGAACACGCGCTTGCGGCGCGGGATTCATCTAACGATTAACGGGATTGCCGCCGGTTTGCGCAATACCGGTTAAGCACGGTTTCTGCGGTTAGTCGTTGCAAGGGCACGCGGTGGCGTCGATGCACCGCGTGCCCTACTTCGTTAATGCGCTTCGATCATCAGCGTATCGAGTTCGAAAGATCCATCCGCCTGCACCGCGAAGTAGTCCCTGACTTCTTCCGGCGCACTCTCCCACAGCGAGCGGATCGCGCTCACGCGCAGCGCCGGCGTGCGCATGCGCGTGACCCATGCGTCGAAGTCGATCGGCAGCCGCCAGCGCTCTTTTACCTTCGCGGTAAAACCGGCCTGCTCGAAAAACGCAAGCCACTCGTCGGCGCGGTAATCGCGGATATGCGAGCCGTCGCGCAATAACTCGACCGCCTGCAAGTGCGAATCGATAAGCGGATGATCGGCGCCCGCGATATCGATAAAAAGCGCGCGGCCGCCCGGCTTCAGCACGCGGCGCGCTTCGGCGAGCGCCAGCGGCACGTCGTGCCAGTGATGCGCGCTGAAGCGGCTCACCACCCAGTCGAACGAGGCGTCGTCGAAGGGCAGGCTTTCCGCGGCGCCCTGCTTTGTGCGGATATTGCCCAGACCGCGATCGATTGCGGCCGTGTCGACGGTGGCGAGCATCGGGCGTGCAAGATCGTAGGCAACCACCGATTCCGCGTGCGGCGCCACCGCAAAGCTCGCGTGCCCCGCGCCGCAGCCCATGTCGAGTACCGAGCCTTTCGGCGCCTTCGCGACGAGCTTCGCGAGCGTCTGCAGATCCTTGCCCGTCGCGTGGACGGTGCTCGTCAGATAGTTAGCGGCGGTCGAGCCGAATGCGTCGGCGACCTGGTCTCGATGTCTCATGGTTGGCTCCTTGGCCCGCGGTTTTTGCGTCGCGGTTGTTGTATGACCCGTTTGTAAGGCGTGCGTAAATTGCCGGACGATTACGTGCAAACCGCCGTCGATCGCGACGTGCGGCCTGCTTATGCATGGCCTGAATCGCTACAATAGAGCGCCGCTTGTACCGGTACAAGGCAAGCAGCTATTCTGGTATCCACACCACCTGCCTCCCCCGCCATGACTTCGCCGTCCGACGACCCGACATACGAACCTGAGCACGACACGCCGCCTCCGCTCGACTCGACGCCCGCCCGCGCGCTCGGCGACTTTATCCGCGCGCATCGTGAACGGCTGTCACCGCTCGCGGTCGGCTTGCCGCCCGGGCCGCGGCGCCGCACGCCCGGGCTGCGCCGCGAGGAAGTCGCACAACTGTGCGGCGTGAGTCCGACCTGGTACACGTGGATCGAGCAAGGCCGCCCGGTATCGGCATCGGCCGATGCGCTCGCGCGCATCGCGGTGGCCCTGCAGTTGTCGCGCGCCGAACGCGCGTATCTGTTCGAGCTCGCCGCGCAGCGCGACCCGGCCGAGCCGGAGACCGCCGGCACCGATGCGCCCGCGATGCTGCTCAAGACCGTGCAGCTCGTGCAATCGCCTGCCTACGTGCTCGACCGTCAATGGAACGCGATCGCATGGAACGCGCCGGCGGCGGACCTGTTCGTCGGCTGGCTCGACGGCGACCACGACCGCAACCTGCTGCGCTATACGTTCCTGTCGTCGGTCGGACACGCGCTGATCGTCGACTGGGAGTCGCGCGCGCAGCGCCTTGCCGCCGAGTTTCGCGCAGACTCGATCCGCCATCTGAACGATGCGCCGACGCGTGCGCTGATCGACGCGCTTGTCGGCGAAAGCGATGCGTTCGCGCACTTCTGGGCGTCGCAGGATGTCGGCGAGCGCGAAGGCGGCCGCCGCGAGTTCGAGCATCCGCGCGACGGGCGCGTCGCCTACGATCAGATCACGTTCAAGCCCGCGCATCGCGAAGACCTGAAGCTTGTCGTGCTCGTACGCGAAGGCTAACGGCCCGGCGGGACACGACGCGCCGACGCGGCTCGCCACGCATAGGGTCGTTGCCGCGCGAGGCAGAATTCTGCTCGCCGAATGCTAAAATCTGCTTTTTCGCCAACGAGCGCGGCGCGACTCTGCTCCACGGGCAGACCGCAAGCAGAATGATCGGGCGCCCACGCGCCCCGCTGTCCGCGCCCTTCCACCCGCATTGATCGCCATTCGCGTCCTCATATCATGACGTCCCAACTGCACAAAAAAGGCGAAGCCTGGTCGGCTCGCTTCTCCGAGCCGATGTCGGAACTCGTCAAGCGCTACACGTCGTCGGTTTTCTTCGACAAGCGTCTCGCGTTCGTCGATATCGAAGGGTCGCTCGCGCACGCATCGATGCTCGCCGCGCAGAACATCATCTCCGCTGACGACCGCGCGTCCATCGAGCGCGGCATGGCGCAGATCAAGGGCGAAATCGAGCGCGGCGAATTCGAATGGCAGCTCGATCTCGAAGACGTGCATCTGAATATCGAGGCGCGCCTCACCGCGCTGATCGGCGATGCGGGCAAGCGTCTGCATACGGGCCGTTCGCGCAACGACCAGGTCGCCACGGACATTCGCCTGTGGCTGCGCGGCGAAATCGACCGCATCGGCGGCCTGCTGAAGGATCTGCGCGGCGCCCTGATCGACCTCGCGGAACAGAACGCGGAGACGATCATGCCGGGCTTCACGCACCTGCAGGTCGCGCAGCCGGTCACGTTCGGGCACCACCTGCTTGCCTACGTCGAAATGTTTTCGCGCGACACCGAGCGCATGCTCGATGCACGCAAGCGCGTCAATCGCCTGCCGCTCGGCGCGGCGGCGCTCGCCGGCACGAGCTATCCGATCGACCGTCACGCGGTGGCAAAAACGCTCGGCTTCGACGGCATCTGCGCGAACTCGCTCGACGCCGTGTCGGACCGCGACTTCGCAATCGAATTCACGGCGGCCGCGGCGCTCGTCATGACGCACGTGTCGCGTTTCTCCGAAGAGCTCGTGCTGTGGATGAGCCCGCGCGTCGGCTTTATCGATCTCGCGGACCGCTTTTGCACGGGCTCGTCGATCATGCCGCAGAAGAAAAATCCCGACGTGCCCGAACTCGCGCGCGGCAAGACCGGCCGCGTGAACGGCCATCTGATGGCGCTGCTCACGCTGATGAAAGGCCAGCCGCTCGCGTACAACAAGGACAATCAGGAAGACAAGGAACCGCTGTTCGACACCGTCGACACGGTAGCGGACACGCTGCGCATCTTCGCGGAAATGGTGGCCGGCATCGCGGTGAAGCCGCAGGCCATGCGCGCCGCCGCGCTGCAGGGCTTCTCGACGGCCACCGACCTCGCCGATTACCTCGTGAAGCGCGGTCTGCCGTTCCGTGACGCGCACGAAGCGGTCGCGCATGCGGTGCGGATCTGTGTCGACCGCAACTGCGATCTCGCCGACCTCACGCTCGATGAAATGAAGCGCGAATTGCCGAACGTCGCGCATCTGATCGGCGACGATGTGTTCGAGTATCTGACGCTCGAGGGTTCGGTGGCGAGCCGCAATCATCCGGGCGGCACGGCGCCGGATCAGGTGCGCGCCGGGGTGCAGGCTGCGCGCGCGGCGTTGAAATAAGAGAGACTGCAGCGATGCCGCGTATTGATCGCGCGGCATCACGCGCTAGTCGTTCCCCGCCGTCTCGGCGAGCTTTTTCAGCGTCGCTACGCGCGCGCCGATCACGTCGATGCGTTGACGCGCATCGCCGAGCGGCGCGGTTGCGTCGCGATACGCAGCCCACGCCTGCTGCGCGCGCCACAACACCGGCCAGGTGCGCTGCGGCATCTTGTTCACGAGGCGCCGGTAGTACTGGTTGACGTCGGCGCTCGCATGCACGCACTGCGCGTCGGCCAGACACGAGCGCAGCGGCGGCGGCGCATCGACTGCGTCCGTCTTCGCCACGACGGCGCGTAGCGCCAGCGCGCGATCGCGCACCGGCTGCAAACGCAGATCGCCTTCCGAAAGCTGATAGCGCGAGCCGTGCGTGGTCGCCGTGACGGCCGCGAGCATCTGAATTTCCGCTTCGCGCCACGCCTTCCAGCGGTCTTCGCTCGCCTGCCAGCGCTTGCGCTGCGCGGCCGGTACTTTCGTCAGCACCTTCTGGAACGACTGGTCGATCGACGCTTGCCAAGCGAGCCGCGCCGTATCCATGCATTGCAATTGCCCGGCCGTCGACGACATGTCGGCGCGCGCGAGGCACGTGCGCATGGCCGCATCGATCGGATCGGCCGCGGCCACTTCGGCGCGCACGGCCGACGGCCATGCCACCACGCCGACGCATACCGCCGCTGCCACCACTGCCGCCGATATCGCGGCCACGCCTACCCGCGCCGACAGGGCAACCCGCGCGCGAACAACCGCGGGCGTCGCTACAGGCAACCGCCGTAATCCCATCCAACCCATCCAATCTGTCAAACCCTTCACCATCCGCCTGGCCGCCGTCAGTTTCCGTTGCGCACGCAATCGACAAAATACTCGACGCGGCCGTTGATCACTTCGCCGACGAGCCCGTGGATATCGGTGTGGAAACCCGGGAAACGCTCGTTGAACTCACGCGCGAACTGCAGATAGCTGACGATCGTGCGGTTAAAGCGCTCGCCCGGAATCAGCAGCGGAATACCGGGCGGATACGGTGTCAGCAGGATCGACGTGACGCGGCCTTCGAGTTCGTCGATCGGCACCCGGTCGATCTCGCGGTGCGCGAGCTTCGCGAACGCGTCGGACGGCTTCATCGCCGGCTCCATGTTCGACAGGTACATCTCGGTGGTCAGACGCGCGATGTCGTTCGCGCGATAGACGCTGTGAATCTGCTCGCAGAGGTCGCGCAGACCGATGCGCTCATACGCCGGATGCTGCGCGACGAACTCGGGCAGCACGCGCCACAGCGGCTGGTTGTTGTCGTAGTCGTCCTTGAACTGCTGCAGTTCGGTGACCATCGAGTTCCAGCGGCCCTTCGTAATGCCGATCGTGAACATGATGAAGAACGAGTACAGCCCCGTCTTCTCGACGATGATGCCATGCTCCGCCAGATACTTCGTGACGATCGCGGCCGGAATGCCGGTTTCGCCGAACTCGCCGTCCACCGTCAGCCCCGGCGTGATGATCGTGGCCTTGATCGGATCGAGCATGTTGAAGTTTTCGGCGAGCGCGCCGAAGCCATGCCAATGATCGTTCGGACGCAGCATCCAGTCTTCGCGCGAGCCGATGCCTTCTTCGGCGAGTTCGTCCGGGCCCCAGACCTTGAAGAACCAGTCGGCGCCGAACTCGTCGTCGACCTTGCGCATCGCGCGGCGGAAGTCGAGCGCCTCGGCAATCGATTCCTCGACGAGCGCCGGACCGCCCGGCGGCTCCATCATCGCCGCCGCGACGTCGCACGACGCAATGATGGCGTACTGCGGGCTCGTCGACGTATGCATCAGATACGCCTCGTTGAAGCGATGGCGGTCGAACGTGCTGTTCTCCGAGTCCTGCACGAGAATCTGCGATGCCTGCGAGATCCCGGCGAGCAGCTTGTGCGTGGAGTGCGTCGCGAACACGAGCGCGCCCGTGCGCGGCCGGCCCGCGCCAATCGCGTGCATGTCCTGATAGAACGCGTGGAACTCGGCGTGCGGCAGCCAGGCTTCGTCGAAATGCAGCGTGTCGAGCAGATCGCCCAACAGGTCTTTGATCATTTCGACGTTGTAGATCACACCGTCGTACGTGCTTTGCGTGATGGTCAGGATGCGCGGCTTGAGGTTCGGGTTCTTCGCCAGCGCCTCGCGTGCGAACGGATTCGCTTCGATCTTCTTGCGGATGTTTTCCGGCTTGAACTCATCGCGCGGAATCGGCCCGATGATGCCGAAATGATTGCGCGTCGGCGTGAGGAACACCGGAATTGCATGCGTCATCGTGATCGCGTGCAGGATCGACTTGTGGCAGTTACGGTCCACCAGCACGATGTCGCCCGGCGCGACCGTCGCGTGCCAGACAATCTTGTTCGACGTCGACGTGCCGTTGGTCACGAAGAACAGATGGTCGGCGCTGAAGATGCGCGCCGCGTTGCGCTCCGATGCCGCAACCGGGCCCGTGTGGTCGAGCAGCTGACCGAGTTCGTCGACGGCATTGCAGACGTCCGCGCGCAGCATGTTCTCGCCGAAGAACTGGTGGAACATCTGGCCGAGCGGGTTCTTCAGGAACGCGACGCCGCCCGAGTGGCCGGGGCAGTGCCACGAATACGAACCTTCTTCGGCGTACTGCACGAGTTCCTTGAAGAACGGCGGCGCGAGCGAATCGAGATACACCTTCGCTTCGCGAATGATGTGGCGCGCAACGAATTCCGGCGTGTCCTCGAACATATGGATGAAGCCATGCAGTTCGCGCAGGATGTCGTTCGGCAGGTGGCGCGAGGTGCGCGTCTCGCCGTACAGGAAGATCGGGATATCCGCGTTGCGGCGCCGCACCGCGGCGACGAATGCGCGCAGGTCGATGATGGCGGGCGCGAGTTCGGGCGCGTCGCTGTCGGTCGCGTTTTCGACGTACGGCAACAGCTCGTCGTCGTCGATCGACAGGATGAAGCACGAGGCGCGGCTCGACTGCTGCGCGAACGAAGTCAGATCGCCATAGCTCGTCAGCCCGAGTACTTCCGCGCCTTCTTTCTCGATCGCTTCGGCAAGCGCCCGGATGCCGGAACCCGAGATGTTCTCGGAGCGGAAATCTTCGTCGATGATGACGACGGGAAAACGAAACTTCATGGGGCGATTCTCCAAAAAGAACGACCGCTGCTAGTCAATGTTGTCAGCAGCGGTCCCCGTATTGCGGTAAGTCAGAGCGCTATAAAAGCGTCACGTTTTCGGCAACGTCACGCCGTGCTGACCTTGGTATTTGCCGCCGCGATCCGCGTACGACACGTCACAAATTTCGTCGCTTTCGAAAAACAACACCTGCGCGACACCTTCGTTCGCGTAGATTTTCGCAGGCAAAGGTGTCGTATTTGAGAACTCCAGCGTGACATGCCCTTCCCACTCCGGCTCGAATGGCGTCACGTTGACGATGATGCCGCAGCGCGCATACGTGGATTTGCCCAGACACACGGTCAGCACGCTGCGCGGAATGCGGAAGTACTCGACCGTGCGCGCCAGCGCGAACGAATTCGGCGGGATGATGCAGACATCGCCCTTGAAATCGACAAACGACTTCTCGTCGAAGTTCTTCGGATCGACGATCGTCGAGTTGATGTTCGTAAAAATCTTGAATTCGTCTGCGCAGCGAATATCGTAGCCGTAGCTCGACGTGCCGTAGCTGACGATCTTGCGGCCGTCCTCGGACGTCCGGACCTGCGACGGCTCGAACGGCTCGATCATCTTGTGCTCGGCGGCCATGCGCCGGATCCACTTGTCGGACTTGATGCTCATAAGGTGAACGCTGCTGACGTGACGGTGTTGACGGGTAAGACTCGGGACAAACTCGGGGCAACCTCGGGGTAAGACTCGGCGTGTAGCTCGGGGTAAAACTCGGGGTAAAGCCCGGCGTGAAACGCGGGATAAACGCCGCGCCGTGCCGGTTCCGAACGCTCCGCGGGTGCCGGATACCGGATCGCACAAGCCAGGATCCGCGGCTACGGTCGGACGAAAGGCGCTTATTTTACGCGAAGGGAGCGTGGATGCCGCGCTTACTGCGTGCGGATCAATCCGCACGCGATCGCGGACCCTGGGCCGCGTTGCGGATAAGCGTAGGGATCGGTCGGATCGTGATGCAGCAGCACCGAGCGCTGCAGCACCGAGCGCACGCCGTCGAGCGACACGTCCGGCGCGACGATAAAGCCCGTCGCGACGCCTGTGCTGTCCGCGTGGATGTTACCGAGGTCGCCCTCGAGGCGCGCGCCGTTTTTCAGACGGTCGGCGGCCGGCGCGAAGACGGCGCCCGCGCTCGAGCCGTCGGCCGCGTTGCAGTCGCCGCGCTCATGCACCTGCAAGGCGTGGTCGCTGCCCGGCGGCAGGCCGATCAGGTTGTACGTGACCTGAACCCCGTCCGAGCGCTCGATGAACGTGACTGTGCCGCGCGCCTGATTGCCCAGTGTAGGCAGCAGTTGCGCGACAGCCCGCTTCTCCTGCGGCTTCAGGAAGGACGTGCAGCCGGCGAGCAGCACGCCGCTGGCAGCCAGGACGATGAGCGCTATGAAGGCTTGCATCGCACGGCCGTCGATTCGTTTTGTCATGCGATCCTCTTGTCGAGCGCCGGCCGCCCCTGCGGCCGCCTTGCCAGACCTGATGAAGTCGACATGATACCGCGAGCGGCCTTGCAAAACGCCTTGTGGGGCGTCCGAACCGCGTCCAGGCCGCGTCTTGACCCGTTCATGCGCGGCATGCGATGCGCGTGCCGCGCATGAACGGAAAACACCTGCATGCCCGATCAGGCTCAGGTGTTCTGCACGACGATCGTCGGAAACTTCGACGACATGTCGCGCGCACGCTCGGCGATATGGATCGCGACCTTACGCGCGATGCTGCGATAGATCTCGGCGACGCGGCCATCGGGCTCGGCGACCACAGGCGGCTTGCCGGAGTCGGACTGCTCGCGAATCGCGATATCGAGCGGCAGGCTGCCGAGCACCTCGACACCGTACTCCTGGCCCATGCGTTCGCCACCGCCCGCGCCGAAGATGTGCTCTTCATGGCCGCAGTTCGAACAGATATGCACGGCCATGTTTTCGACGATGCCGAGAATCGGAATGCCCACTTTCTCGAACATCTTGAGGCCCTTCTTCGCGTCGAGCAGCGCGATGTCCTGCGGCGTCGTGACGATCACCGCGCCGGTCACCGGCACGCGCTGCGACAGCGTGAGCTGGATGTCGCCGGTGCCCGGCGGCATGTCGACGATCAGGTAATCGAGTTCGTGCCAGGTCGTCTGACGCAGCAGCTGTTCGAGCGCCGAGGTGGCCATCGGACCGCGCCACACCATCGGGTTGTCCTGCTCGATCAGAAAGCCGATCGAATTGGCCTGCATGCCATAGCCGGTCAGCGGATGCATCGACTGGCCGTCGGGCGACTCGGGGCGGCCCGTGATGCCGAGCATCATCGGTAGCGAAGGACCGTAGATGTCGGCGTCGAGAATGCCGACCGAAGCGCCTTCGCTTGCGAGCGCGAGCGCGAGATTGACCGCGGTCGTGCTCTTGCCGACACCGCCCTTGCCCGACGCAACGGCGACGATGTTCTTCACGTTCGGCAGCAGCTTGACGCCGCGTTGCACCGTGTGCGCGGCGATCTCCTGCGACACTTGCACCTGGGTTTGCGCGACGCCCGGCACCGCGGCGAGCGCGCCTGCAACGAGCGCGCGAATCGCGTCGAACTGACGTTTGGCCGGATAGCCGAGCACCACGTCGACGCTGACCGTGGCACCATCGACCTTGATGTTCTTGAGGTTCTTCGCGGCGGCGAACGGCCGACCCGTGTTGGGGTCGGTGATGGCCGCGAGAGCGGCATCCACCTGGGCCCGATCGATACTCATTGAGACTCCGTGGGAACGCTGGGCGCGCGGCGGAATCGAAATTTCGCCAGCGGCCGGAATTGAAAGAAATTGTTATCCAGGATTGCGTAAAACCAGTCTCGCAGGCACGCTTGCCGCGCGACCAGCAAAAGGGCCGAATCGCTGGTGCTTCAATCGTCATTGTAGTGGCTGGTGTCGGCACATGCCGGAAGACCCTTTTTTGTTGTCGGTCCGGACATGAGTAGGCGCGATACGGCTTCGAACCGTGGGCGACCCAGGCCGGGCTTTGGCCTGGCGTAATAAGCCCGCCGCCGCCGCGTGCCAGCCATCTCTCGTAGCCGGCTTGTTTGACTCAAAGAAAGGACCTGAAAATGAATGCAAAAATCATGACCCGCCTCTCGGTGATCGCCATCGCGGGTGCGCTTGTTACCGGCTGTGCCACGCAGCAAGGCACCAACACGGCAGTCGGCACCGGCGTCGGCGCGGGCACGGGCGCTGCGCTCGGTGCGATCTTCGGCGGCGGCAAGGGCGCGGCGATCGGCGCCGGTGTCGGCGCGGCGGTCGGCGGCATCACCGGCTACAACTGGGACAAGATTCACAACAAGCTCTCCGGCGCGACGAAGGGCACGGGCACGCAGATCACCGAGCAGCCGGATGGCTCGCTCAAGCTGAACATCCCGAGCTCGGTCACGTTCGACACGAACAGCTACGCGATCAAGCCGTCGTTCCAGCCCGTGCTCGCACAGGTTGCGCAAACGCTGAACCAGAACCCGGAAGTGATCGCGCAGGTGGTCGGCCATACGGATAGCACAGGCCAGGCGGCGTACAACCAGACGCTGTCGGTTAACCGCGCGGAAAGCGTGACCAACTACCTCGCCTCGCAAGGCGTCGCGCCGCAACGTCTGTCGG from Paraburkholderia edwinii includes the following:
- a CDS encoding class I SAM-dependent methyltransferase — encoded protein: MRHRDQVADAFGSTAANYLTSTVHATGKDLQTLAKLVAKAPKGSVLDMGCGAGHASFAVAPHAESVVAYDLARPMLATVDTAAIDRGLGNIRTKQGAAESLPFDDASFDWVVSRFSAHHWHDVPLALAEARRVLKPGGRALFIDIAGADHPLIDSHLQAVELLRDGSHIRDYRADEWLAFFEQAGFTAKVKERWRLPIDFDAWVTRMRTPALRVSAIRSLWESAPEEVRDYFAVQADGSFELDTLMIEAH
- a CDS encoding helix-turn-helix transcriptional regulator, which codes for MTSPSDDPTYEPEHDTPPPLDSTPARALGDFIRAHRERLSPLAVGLPPGPRRRTPGLRREEVAQLCGVSPTWYTWIEQGRPVSASADALARIAVALQLSRAERAYLFELAAQRDPAEPETAGTDAPAMLLKTVQLVQSPAYVLDRQWNAIAWNAPAADLFVGWLDGDHDRNLLRYTFLSSVGHALIVDWESRAQRLAAEFRADSIRHLNDAPTRALIDALVGESDAFAHFWASQDVGEREGGRREFEHPRDGRVAYDQITFKPAHREDLKLVVLVREG
- the argH gene encoding argininosuccinate lyase, whose protein sequence is MTSQLHKKGEAWSARFSEPMSELVKRYTSSVFFDKRLAFVDIEGSLAHASMLAAQNIISADDRASIERGMAQIKGEIERGEFEWQLDLEDVHLNIEARLTALIGDAGKRLHTGRSRNDQVATDIRLWLRGEIDRIGGLLKDLRGALIDLAEQNAETIMPGFTHLQVAQPVTFGHHLLAYVEMFSRDTERMLDARKRVNRLPLGAAALAGTSYPIDRHAVAKTLGFDGICANSLDAVSDRDFAIEFTAAAALVMTHVSRFSEELVLWMSPRVGFIDLADRFCTGSSIMPQKKNPDVPELARGKTGRVNGHLMALLTLMKGQPLAYNKDNQEDKEPLFDTVDTVADTLRIFAEMVAGIAVKPQAMRAAALQGFSTATDLADYLVKRGLPFRDAHEAVAHAVRICVDRNCDLADLTLDEMKRELPNVAHLIGDDVFEYLTLEGSVASRNHPGGTAPDQVRAGVQAARAALK
- a CDS encoding lysozyme inhibitor LprI family protein → MSAAVVAAAVCVGVVAWPSAVRAEVAAADPIDAAMRTCLARADMSSTAGQLQCMDTARLAWQASIDQSFQKVLTKVPAAQRKRWQASEDRWKAWREAEIQMLAAVTATTHGSRYQLSEGDLRLQPVRDRALALRAVVAKTDAVDAPPPLRSCLADAQCVHASADVNQYYRRLVNKMPQRTWPVLWRAQQAWAAYRDATAPLGDARQRIDVIGARVATLKKLAETAGND
- a CDS encoding arginine/lysine/ornithine decarboxylase; translated protein: MKFRFPVVIIDEDFRSENISGSGIRALAEAIEKEGAEVLGLTSYGDLTSFAQQSSRASCFILSIDDDELLPYVENATDSDAPELAPAIIDLRAFVAAVRRRNADIPIFLYGETRTSRHLPNDILRELHGFIHMFEDTPEFVARHIIREAKVYLDSLAPPFFKELVQYAEEGSYSWHCPGHSGGVAFLKNPLGQMFHQFFGENMLRADVCNAVDELGQLLDHTGPVAASERNAARIFSADHLFFVTNGTSTSNKIVWHATVAPGDIVLVDRNCHKSILHAITMTHAIPVFLTPTRNHFGIIGPIPRDEFKPENIRKKIEANPFAREALAKNPNLKPRILTITQSTYDGVIYNVEMIKDLLGDLLDTLHFDEAWLPHAEFHAFYQDMHAIGAGRPRTGALVFATHSTHKLLAGISQASQILVQDSENSTFDRHRFNEAYLMHTSTSPQYAIIASCDVAAAMMEPPGGPALVEESIAEALDFRRAMRKVDDEFGADWFFKVWGPDELAEEGIGSREDWMLRPNDHWHGFGALAENFNMLDPIKATIITPGLTVDGEFGETGIPAAIVTKYLAEHGIIVEKTGLYSFFIMFTIGITKGRWNSMVTELQQFKDDYDNNQPLWRVLPEFVAQHPAYERIGLRDLCEQIHSVYRANDIARLTTEMYLSNMEPAMKPSDAFAKLAHREIDRVPIDELEGRVTSILLTPYPPGIPLLIPGERFNRTIVSYLQFAREFNERFPGFHTDIHGLVGEVINGRVEYFVDCVRNGN
- the dcd gene encoding dCTP deaminase encodes the protein MSIKSDKWIRRMAAEHKMIEPFEPSQVRTSEDGRKIVSYGTSSYGYDIRCADEFKIFTNINSTIVDPKNFDEKSFVDFKGDVCIIPPNSFALARTVEYFRIPRSVLTVCLGKSTYARCGIIVNVTPFEPEWEGHVTLEFSNTTPLPAKIYANEGVAQVLFFESDEICDVSYADRGGKYQGQHGVTLPKT
- a CDS encoding superoxide dismutase family protein, with protein sequence MTKRIDGRAMQAFIALIVLAASGVLLAGCTSFLKPQEKRAVAQLLPTLGNQARGTVTFIERSDGVQVTYNLIGLPPGSDHALQVHERGDCNAADGSSAGAVFAPAADRLKNGARLEGDLGNIHADSTGVATGFIVAPDVSLDGVRSVLQRSVLLHHDPTDPYAYPQRGPGSAIACGLIRTQ
- the apbC gene encoding iron-sulfur cluster carrier protein ApbC: MSIDRAQVDAALAAITDPNTGRPFAAAKNLKNIKVDGATVSVDVVLGYPAKRQFDAIRALVAGALAAVPGVAQTQVQVSQEIAAHTVQRGVKLLPNVKNIVAVASGKGGVGKSTTAVNLALALASEGASVGILDADIYGPSLPMMLGITGRPESPDGQSMHPLTGYGMQANSIGFLIEQDNPMVWRGPMATSALEQLLRQTTWHELDYLIVDMPPGTGDIQLTLSQRVPVTGAVIVTTPQDIALLDAKKGLKMFEKVGIPILGIVENMAVHICSNCGHEEHIFGAGGGERMGQEYGVEVLGSLPLDIAIREQSDSGKPPVVAEPDGRVAEIYRSIARKVAIHIAERARDMSSKFPTIVVQNT
- a CDS encoding OmpA family protein → MNAKIMTRLSVIAIAGALVTGCATQQGTNTAVGTGVGAGTGAALGAIFGGGKGAAIGAGVGAAVGGITGYNWDKIHNKLSGATKGTGTQITEQPDGSLKLNIPSSVTFDTNSYAIKPSFQPVLAQVAQTLNQNPEVIAQVVGHTDSTGQAAYNQTLSVNRAESVTNYLASQGVAPQRLSATGMGASQPIADNNTEAGRAANRRVEIYLRATAQPGQARPQ